In a genomic window of Lepisosteus oculatus isolate fLepOcu1 chromosome 3, fLepOcu1.hap2, whole genome shotgun sequence:
- the cast gene encoding calpastatin isoform X5: protein MGQVLSWLRTPNENQMIQDVPQEQQSQSKPASATPVAQTASMKPADPKKAPPSPAKSAAPAAAAASKGKPEGKPKEAPQQVPKEPPKPAVEKAAVSATCAAGVGSAEAKKHAADPFDALAGTLPPAEPPAPKAPKFTGPEVQEKTVTSEKGVRVGEREDTLPPEYRLKEETGKGTPAPKKEEKPEKPIDEAAALDALSGDFVSPAAAPSVQAPVVKPPQPPLQKAKEDTAALDALAGDFVSPVAAASVQAPVVKPPQPPLQKSDGKPAAGADRSPAPPADKKAKAEQKGAGVASSPKPPADKKPKTEEEPSMSLDALSALGDTLAAPEPTPEPPRPLPKDIVTEKIKAEKGVRVGEREDTLPPEYRLKEETGKGTPAPKKEEKPEKPIDEAAALDALSGDFVSPAAAPSVQAPVVKPPQPPLQKAKEDTAALDALAGDFVSPVAAASVQAPVVKPPQPPLQKSDGKPAAGADRSPAPPADKKAKAEQKGAGVASSPKPPADKKPKTEEEPSMSLDALSALGDTLAAPEPTPEPPRPLPKDIVTEKIKAEKGVRVGEREDTLPPEYRLKEETGKGTPAPKKEEKPEKPIDEAAALDALSGDFVSPAAAPSVQAPVVKPPQPPLQSPLDDTAALDALAGDFVCPAAAPSVQAAAGTPPPASRQMSSGTTQALDALSDTLLADTPAPEPQPVPPGQVVKEKTIVEENVAKLGERDDTLPPEYRLAAQEGKSAGASGAGEKPKEKPMGDTAAIDALAGDFVPSADAGKPAVTPRDQPAAPPAGQTAASAAPVVQSAAAPSAPKPGTKEDKAGKPEEKPKKPEDAADAANVGVKGQPAAPKPQPPAAPADKAAQPAQQAKGKPTASTDAKKTSKS from the exons TCGCAGTCCAAACCGGCATCGGCCACCCCCGTAGCCCAGACTGCCAGCATGAAGCCTGCAGATCCCAAG AAAGCACCGCCGTCGCCCGCCAAATCGGCCGCACCGGCCGCCGCCGCGGCCAGCAAGGGCAAGCCAGAGGGCAAGCCGAAAGAGGCACCGCAGCAGGTCCCCAAGGAGCCGCCCAAG CCCGCGGTGGAGAAGGCCGCAGTGAGCGCCACCTGCGCTGCCGGTGTGGGGAGTGCCGAG GCGAAGAAGCACGCGGCTGACCCCTTCGACGCGCTGGCGGGAACCCTCCCCCCTGCGGAGCCCCCAGCCCCTAAAGCCCCCAAGTTCACGGGCCCCGAGGTGCAGGAG AAAACAGTCACCTCAGAGAAAGGAGTCCGTGTCGGGGAGAGAGAAGACACACTCCCGCCGGAGTACAGGCTGAAGGAGGAGACA GGGAAAGGCACGCCTGCACCCAAGAAGGAGGAGAAGCCAGAG AAGCCCATAGACGAGGCAGCAGCACTGGACGCCCTGTCAGGAGACTTCGTCTCCCCTGCAGCTGCGCCCTCTGTCCAGGCCCCCGTGGTGAAGCCCCCACAGCCCCCCCTGCAG AAGGCGAAGGAGGACACAGCAGCGCTGGACGCCCTGGCAGGAGACTTCGTCTCCCCTGTAGCTGCAGCCTCTGTCCAGGCCCCCGTGGTGAAGCCCCCACAGCCCCCCCTGCAG AAATCAGACGGCAAGCCTGCAGCTGGCGCTGACCGCTctccagctccccctgctgACAAGAAGGCCAAAGCTGAGCAG AAAGGTGCCGGCGTGGCCTCGTCTCCGAAGCCCCCTGCTGACAAGAAGCCCAAGACGGAGGAG GAGCCCTCCATGTCCCTGGACGCTCTGAGTGCCCTGGGAGACACGCTGGCGGCTCCGGAGCCGACGCCAGAGCCCCCCCGGCCCCTCCCGAAGGACATCGTGACG GAAAAGATCAAGGCAGAGAAAGGAGTCCGTGTCGGGGAGAGAGAAGACACACTCCCGCCGGAGTACAGGCTGAAGGAGGAGACA GGGAAAGGCACGCCTGCACCCAAGAAGGAGGAGAAGCCAGAG AAGCCCATAGACGAGGCAGCAGCGCTGGACGCCCTGTCAGGAGACTTCGTCTCCCCTGCAGCTGCGCCCTCTGTCCAGGCCCCCGTGGTGAAGCCCCCACAGCCCCCCCTGCAG AAGGCGAAGGAGGACACAGCAGCGCTGGACGCCCTGGCAGGAGACTTCGTCTCCCCTGTAGCTGCAGCCTCTGTCCAGGCCCCCGTGGTGAAGCCCCCACAGCCCCCCCTGCAG AAATCAGACGGCAAACCTGCAGCTGGCGCTGACCGCTctccagctccccctgctgACAAGAAGGCCAAAGCTGAGCAG AAAGGTGCCGGCGTGGCGTCGTCTCCGAAGCCCCCTGCTGACAAGAAGCCCAAGACGGAGGAG GAGCCCTCCATGTCCCTGGACGCTCTGAGTGCCCTGGGAGACACGCTGGCGGCTCCGGAGCCGACGCCAGAGCCCCCCCGGCCCCTCCCGAAGGACATCGTGACG GAAAAGATCAAGGCAGAGAAAGGAGTCCGTGTCGGGGAGAGAGAAGACACACTCCCGCCGGAGTACAGGCTGAAGGAGGAGACA GGGAAAGGCACGCCTGCACCCAAGAAGGAGGAGAAGCCAGAG AAGCCCATAGACGAGGCAGCAGCGCTGGACGCCCTGTCAGGAGACTTCGTCTCCCCTGCAGCTGCGCCCTCTGTCCAGGCCCCCGTGGTGAAGCCCCCACAGCCCCCCCTGCAG AGCCCCCTGGACGACACAGCGGCTCTGGACGCCCTGGCAGGGGATTTCGTCTGCCCTGCAGCTGCGCCCTCTGTCCAGGCCGCTGCAGGCACACCTCCGCCTGCCTCCCGCCAG ATGTCTTCCGGAACAACTCAGGCTCTGGACGCGCTGTCAGATACCCTGCTGGCCGACACCCCCGCACCCGAGCCCCAGCCTGTCCCGCCTGGGCAAGTCGTGAAG GAGAAGACGATCGTTGAAGAGAACGTGGcgaagctgggagagagggacgACACTCTGCCGCCGGAATACCGCCTTGCGGCTCAG gaagggAAAAGCGCCGGAGCCTCAGGTGCTGGAGAGAAACCCAAAGAG AAACCGATGGGCGACACGGCGGCCATCGACGCTCTGGCTGGCGATTTCGTTCCCTCGGCAGACGCTGGCAAACCCGCTGTCACGCCCAGAGACCAGCctgcagcgccccctgctggccagacAGCTGCCTCTGCAGCACCAGTGGTCCAGTCTGCTGCAGCTCCCTCTGCACCCAAGCCAGGAACCAAGGAG GACAAGGCAGGAAAACCAGAAGAGAAGCCAAAG AAGCCAGAGGATGCCGCCGACGCCGCCAACGTGGGGGTCAAAGGTCAGCCTGCAGCCCCGAAACCCCAGCCACCTGCCGCCCCCGCAGACAAGGCCGCGCAGCCCGCGCAG CAGGCAAAGGGCAAGCCGACAGCCAGCACTGATGCCAAGAAGACAAGTAAAAGCTAA
- the cast gene encoding calpastatin isoform X6: MSQSKPASATPVAQTASMKPADPKKAPPSPAKSAAPAAAAASKGKPEGKPKEAPQQVPKEPPKPAVEKAAVSATCAAGVGSAEAKKHAADPFDALAGTLPPAEPPAPKAPKFTGPEVQEKTVTSEKGVRVGEREDTLPPEYRLKEETGKGTPAPKKEEKPEKPIDEAAALDALSGDFVSPAAAPSVQAPVVKPPQPPLQKAKEDTAALDALAGDFVSPVAAASVQAPVVKPPQPPLQKSDGKPAAGADRSPAPPADKKAKAEQKGAGVASSPKPPADKKPKTEEEPSMSLDALSALGDTLAAPEPTPEPPRPLPKDIVTEKIKAEKGVRVGEREDTLPPEYRLKEETGKGTPAPKKEEKPEKPIDEAAALDALSGDFVSPAAAPSVQAPVVKPPQPPLQKAKEDTAALDALAGDFVSPVAAASVQAPVVKPPQPPLQKSDGKPAAGADRSPAPPADKKAKAEQKGAGVASSPKPPADKKPKTEEEPSMSLDALSALGDTLAAPEPTPEPPRPLPKDIVTEKIKAEKGVRVGEREDTLPPEYRLKEETGKGTPAPKKEEKPEKPIDEAAALDALSGDFVSPAAAPSVQAPVVKPPQPPLQSPLDDTAALDALAGDFVCPAAAPSVQAAAGTPPPASRQMSSGTTQALDALSDTLLADTPAPEPQPVPPGQVVKEKTIVEENVAKLGERDDTLPPEYRLAAQEGKSAGASGAGEKPKEKPMGDTAAIDALAGDFVPSADAGKPAVTPRDQPAAPPAGQTAASAAPVVQSAAAPSAPKPGTKEDKAGKPEEKPKKPEDAADAANVGVKGQPAAPKPQPPAAPADKAAQPAQQAKGKPTASTDAKKTSKS, from the exons TCGCAGTCCAAACCGGCATCGGCCACCCCCGTAGCCCAGACTGCCAGCATGAAGCCTGCAGATCCCAAG AAAGCACCGCCGTCGCCCGCCAAATCGGCCGCACCGGCCGCCGCCGCGGCCAGCAAGGGCAAGCCAGAGGGCAAGCCGAAAGAGGCACCGCAGCAGGTCCCCAAGGAGCCGCCCAAG CCCGCGGTGGAGAAGGCCGCAGTGAGCGCCACCTGCGCTGCCGGTGTGGGGAGTGCCGAG GCGAAGAAGCACGCGGCTGACCCCTTCGACGCGCTGGCGGGAACCCTCCCCCCTGCGGAGCCCCCAGCCCCTAAAGCCCCCAAGTTCACGGGCCCCGAGGTGCAGGAG AAAACAGTCACCTCAGAGAAAGGAGTCCGTGTCGGGGAGAGAGAAGACACACTCCCGCCGGAGTACAGGCTGAAGGAGGAGACA GGGAAAGGCACGCCTGCACCCAAGAAGGAGGAGAAGCCAGAG AAGCCCATAGACGAGGCAGCAGCACTGGACGCCCTGTCAGGAGACTTCGTCTCCCCTGCAGCTGCGCCCTCTGTCCAGGCCCCCGTGGTGAAGCCCCCACAGCCCCCCCTGCAG AAGGCGAAGGAGGACACAGCAGCGCTGGACGCCCTGGCAGGAGACTTCGTCTCCCCTGTAGCTGCAGCCTCTGTCCAGGCCCCCGTGGTGAAGCCCCCACAGCCCCCCCTGCAG AAATCAGACGGCAAGCCTGCAGCTGGCGCTGACCGCTctccagctccccctgctgACAAGAAGGCCAAAGCTGAGCAG AAAGGTGCCGGCGTGGCCTCGTCTCCGAAGCCCCCTGCTGACAAGAAGCCCAAGACGGAGGAG GAGCCCTCCATGTCCCTGGACGCTCTGAGTGCCCTGGGAGACACGCTGGCGGCTCCGGAGCCGACGCCAGAGCCCCCCCGGCCCCTCCCGAAGGACATCGTGACG GAAAAGATCAAGGCAGAGAAAGGAGTCCGTGTCGGGGAGAGAGAAGACACACTCCCGCCGGAGTACAGGCTGAAGGAGGAGACA GGGAAAGGCACGCCTGCACCCAAGAAGGAGGAGAAGCCAGAG AAGCCCATAGACGAGGCAGCAGCGCTGGACGCCCTGTCAGGAGACTTCGTCTCCCCTGCAGCTGCGCCCTCTGTCCAGGCCCCCGTGGTGAAGCCCCCACAGCCCCCCCTGCAG AAGGCGAAGGAGGACACAGCAGCGCTGGACGCCCTGGCAGGAGACTTCGTCTCCCCTGTAGCTGCAGCCTCTGTCCAGGCCCCCGTGGTGAAGCCCCCACAGCCCCCCCTGCAG AAATCAGACGGCAAACCTGCAGCTGGCGCTGACCGCTctccagctccccctgctgACAAGAAGGCCAAAGCTGAGCAG AAAGGTGCCGGCGTGGCGTCGTCTCCGAAGCCCCCTGCTGACAAGAAGCCCAAGACGGAGGAG GAGCCCTCCATGTCCCTGGACGCTCTGAGTGCCCTGGGAGACACGCTGGCGGCTCCGGAGCCGACGCCAGAGCCCCCCCGGCCCCTCCCGAAGGACATCGTGACG GAAAAGATCAAGGCAGAGAAAGGAGTCCGTGTCGGGGAGAGAGAAGACACACTCCCGCCGGAGTACAGGCTGAAGGAGGAGACA GGGAAAGGCACGCCTGCACCCAAGAAGGAGGAGAAGCCAGAG AAGCCCATAGACGAGGCAGCAGCGCTGGACGCCCTGTCAGGAGACTTCGTCTCCCCTGCAGCTGCGCCCTCTGTCCAGGCCCCCGTGGTGAAGCCCCCACAGCCCCCCCTGCAG AGCCCCCTGGACGACACAGCGGCTCTGGACGCCCTGGCAGGGGATTTCGTCTGCCCTGCAGCTGCGCCCTCTGTCCAGGCCGCTGCAGGCACACCTCCGCCTGCCTCCCGCCAG ATGTCTTCCGGAACAACTCAGGCTCTGGACGCGCTGTCAGATACCCTGCTGGCCGACACCCCCGCACCCGAGCCCCAGCCTGTCCCGCCTGGGCAAGTCGTGAAG GAGAAGACGATCGTTGAAGAGAACGTGGcgaagctgggagagagggacgACACTCTGCCGCCGGAATACCGCCTTGCGGCTCAG gaagggAAAAGCGCCGGAGCCTCAGGTGCTGGAGAGAAACCCAAAGAG AAACCGATGGGCGACACGGCGGCCATCGACGCTCTGGCTGGCGATTTCGTTCCCTCGGCAGACGCTGGCAAACCCGCTGTCACGCCCAGAGACCAGCctgcagcgccccctgctggccagacAGCTGCCTCTGCAGCACCAGTGGTCCAGTCTGCTGCAGCTCCCTCTGCACCCAAGCCAGGAACCAAGGAG GACAAGGCAGGAAAACCAGAAGAGAAGCCAAAG AAGCCAGAGGATGCCGCCGACGCCGCCAACGTGGGGGTCAAAGGTCAGCCTGCAGCCCCGAAACCCCAGCCACCTGCCGCCCCCGCAGACAAGGCCGCGCAGCCCGCGCAG CAGGCAAAGGGCAAGCCGACAGCCAGCACTGATGCCAAGAAGACAAGTAAAAGCTAA